In Nocardia asteroides, the following proteins share a genomic window:
- a CDS encoding amidohydrolase family protein → MTVDTAAYLADFRRRLDLPAIVDVHTHFMPDQVMRKVWAYFDQAGPLTGRPWPITYRDDEQVRLKTLRDFGVRAFTSLVYPHKQQMAAWLNQWTAEFAARTPDCLHTATFYPEPGAPEYVRAAIAGGARVFKVHIQVGAFSPLDPLLDPVWAILAETGVPVVIHCGSGPAPGEFTGPEPIAELLRRHPGLRLIIAHMGTPEYSEFLDLAERHPRLYLDTTMVWTDFNESGAPFPVAERDRLRRFADRILFGSDFPNIPYPYEEAIVALERLDLGPGWLRRVCHDNAAELFELG, encoded by the coding sequence ATGACCGTCGATACCGCCGCCTATCTCGCCGATTTCCGCCGCCGCCTTGACCTGCCCGCGATCGTCGACGTGCACACCCATTTCATGCCCGACCAGGTGATGCGCAAGGTGTGGGCCTACTTCGACCAGGCGGGTCCACTGACCGGACGGCCGTGGCCGATCACCTACCGCGACGACGAGCAGGTCCGGCTGAAGACCTTGCGCGACTTCGGCGTCCGCGCGTTCACCTCGCTGGTCTACCCACACAAGCAACAGATGGCGGCCTGGCTCAACCAGTGGACCGCCGAGTTCGCCGCGCGCACTCCGGACTGCCTGCACACCGCGACCTTCTACCCCGAACCCGGTGCGCCGGAGTACGTGCGCGCCGCGATCGCCGGCGGTGCCCGGGTCTTCAAGGTGCACATCCAGGTCGGCGCGTTCTCCCCGCTGGATCCGCTGCTGGACCCGGTATGGGCGATCCTGGCCGAGACCGGCGTCCCGGTGGTCATCCACTGCGGATCCGGCCCGGCACCGGGCGAATTCACCGGCCCCGAGCCCATCGCCGAACTGCTGCGCCGCCATCCGGGACTGCGGCTGATCATCGCCCATATGGGCACGCCCGAGTACAGCGAGTTCCTCGACCTGGCCGAGCGCCATCCGCGCCTGTACCTCGACACCACCATGGTGTGGACCGACTTCAACGAAAGCGGAGCGCCGTTCCCCGTCGCGGAGCGCGACCGGCTGCGCCGCTTCGCTGATCGCATCCTGTTCGGCAGCGACTTCCCGAACATCCCGTACCCGTACGAGGAGGCGATCGTCGCCCTCGAGCGGCTCGACCTCGGTCCCGGCTGGCTGCGCCGCGTGTGCCACGACAACGCGGCCGAGCTGTTCGAGCTCGGTTGA
- a CDS encoding sensor histidine kinase, with amino-acid sequence MIDISGRRGPRWLLRWLPLALIPVLLLASTYPGQYRVPAHYWLLALTAGVVFLAGTRWPLAVSLILSALAVPLLRTPAWGVSGLVPYLGAVALVDVIARTHRSATVWVATMGWAAAVVLGRVGLHDTSIGRASTVVEALAYVGLPLLLGLYLRGQRDLADNLRLRAADAEARTRLDERAAMARELHDVVAHHMASIILRVSVAGRVVRAADPRVVAVLDDVRATAADALADIRRFLAALRDPALGSVALVEADAVGTEVSAAVARAQAAGFTIDAEIETDLASLDAMSRLTLLRLVQESLTNVMKHADHAVPVRFRIDRRADGIHLDVRSGRADPAAAPGHGIVGMRERAALAGGTLTAGAEAGHWVVRAWLPDIAKGTDPA; translated from the coding sequence GTGATCGACATCAGCGGGCGCCGTGGTCCGCGGTGGCTGCTGCGGTGGCTGCCGCTGGCGCTGATCCCGGTTCTGCTGCTGGCCAGCACCTATCCCGGCCAGTACCGGGTGCCGGCGCACTACTGGCTGCTCGCACTGACGGCCGGGGTGGTGTTCCTCGCCGGGACGCGGTGGCCGCTCGCGGTGTCGCTGATCCTGTCGGCGCTGGCCGTGCCGCTGCTGCGGACACCGGCCTGGGGTGTGTCGGGCCTGGTGCCCTACCTCGGTGCGGTCGCGCTGGTCGACGTGATCGCGCGCACGCACCGGAGCGCCACCGTGTGGGTGGCGACCATGGGCTGGGCCGCGGCGGTGGTCCTCGGGCGCGTCGGCCTGCACGACACCTCCATCGGCCGCGCGTCGACCGTCGTCGAGGCGCTGGCCTACGTGGGCCTGCCGCTGCTCCTCGGGCTCTACCTGCGCGGCCAGCGCGACCTCGCCGACAACCTGCGCCTGCGCGCGGCCGACGCCGAAGCGCGCACCCGCCTCGACGAGCGGGCGGCCATGGCCAGGGAACTGCACGATGTCGTCGCCCACCACATGGCCTCGATCATCCTGCGGGTCTCGGTCGCCGGCCGGGTGGTGCGCGCGGCAGACCCGCGCGTGGTCGCCGTCCTCGACGATGTCCGCGCCACCGCCGCCGACGCGCTGGCCGACATCCGCCGATTCCTCGCCGCCCTCCGCGATCCCGCGCTCGGCAGCGTCGCCCTGGTCGAGGCCGACGCCGTCGGCACCGAGGTCAGCGCCGCCGTCGCCCGCGCGCAAGCGGCCGGCTTCACCATCGACGCCGAGATCGAGACCGACCTCGCGTCACTGGACGCGATGAGCAGGCTCACCCTGTTGCGGCTGGTGCAGGAATCGCTGACCAATGTGATGAAGCACGCGGATCACGCTGTGCCCGTGCGGTTCCGGATCGACCGTCGCGCGGACGGCATCCACCTCGACGTGCGCAGCGGCCGCGCCGATCCCGCCGCGGCGCCCGGTCACGGCATCGTCGGGATGCGGGAACGCGCCGCGCTGGCGGGCGGCACCCTCACCGCGGGAGCCGAGGCCGGGCACTGGGTCGTGCGGGCATGGCTGCCCGACATCGCGAAGGGAACCGATCCGGCATGA
- a CDS encoding multicopper oxidase family protein, with amino-acid sequence MVSRRGFLTGLALTPIAYAAGCSFRPTAPTAAPAATRPLPIPPLAPATVGADGVRRFTLAAQAGSTEIVRGVRTPTWGYSGSVLGPTLRARRGERVAVTVTNELPEPTSVHWHGMHVPAACDGGPHQMVAPGAVWSPSWTVSQQAATLWYHPHPHGATEKHVQRGMAGFFLLDDDPADALDLPKDYGVDDIPLVIQDRRFTADGAIDESDPTDVGLLGDTIVTNGIAGAHLGVTTERVRLRILNGSSGRLYHLAFGDGRHFQLIATDGGLLPEPVELSRIQLSPGERAEIVVTVRAGENVTLRSLPIDERGGIDRAAEFGFDDTFDILDLRAGATLRPAAAVPAALVPITPLAAANTAPARAFELQWFMINNRRMDMNRIDMTIPVDTTEVWSVRNKDNWPHNFHVHDVQFQILAIDGSPPPPALSGWKDTVYTTPGATYILAMHFADHTDPTFPYMYHCHLLHHEDQGMMGQFLVLAPGQRPAPMRMSMGHG; translated from the coding sequence GTGGTCTCGCGACGAGGTTTCCTCACCGGACTCGCCCTCACCCCGATCGCCTATGCCGCCGGGTGCTCGTTCCGCCCGACCGCACCCACGGCGGCACCGGCGGCGACGCGGCCGCTGCCGATCCCGCCACTGGCACCCGCGACGGTCGGCGCCGACGGTGTCCGCCGGTTCACCCTCGCGGCCCAGGCCGGGAGCACCGAGATAGTGCGCGGCGTCCGCACCCCGACGTGGGGCTACAGCGGATCGGTACTCGGCCCGACGCTGCGCGCCCGGCGCGGTGAGCGGGTCGCGGTGACGGTGACCAACGAGCTGCCCGAGCCGACCTCGGTGCACTGGCACGGCATGCACGTCCCCGCCGCGTGCGATGGTGGACCACATCAGATGGTCGCGCCCGGTGCGGTGTGGTCGCCCAGCTGGACGGTGTCGCAGCAGGCGGCCACGCTCTGGTACCACCCACACCCGCACGGCGCGACCGAGAAGCACGTCCAGCGCGGGATGGCGGGGTTCTTCCTGCTCGACGACGACCCCGCCGACGCGCTGGATCTGCCGAAAGACTATGGCGTGGACGATATTCCGCTGGTGATCCAGGATCGCCGGTTCACCGCCGACGGCGCGATCGACGAATCCGACCCCACCGATGTCGGCCTGCTCGGCGACACCATCGTCACCAACGGCATCGCCGGCGCCCATCTCGGCGTCACCACCGAACGGGTGCGGCTGCGCATTCTCAACGGGTCGTCGGGCCGCCTGTACCACCTCGCGTTCGGTGACGGCAGGCACTTCCAGCTGATCGCCACCGACGGCGGCCTGCTCCCGGAACCCGTGGAACTGTCGCGGATCCAGCTCAGTCCCGGGGAGCGAGCGGAGATCGTGGTCACGGTGCGGGCGGGCGAGAACGTCACGTTACGGTCGCTGCCGATCGACGAGCGCGGCGGTATCGATCGTGCCGCCGAGTTCGGTTTCGACGACACCTTCGACATCCTGGACCTGCGCGCCGGCGCCACCCTGCGCCCCGCGGCGGCGGTGCCCGCGGCGCTCGTGCCGATCACGCCACTCGCCGCGGCGAACACCGCACCGGCCCGGGCCTTCGAGTTGCAGTGGTTCATGATCAACAACCGCCGGATGGACATGAACCGCATCGACATGACGATCCCGGTGGACACCACCGAGGTCTGGTCGGTCCGCAACAAGGACAACTGGCCGCACAACTTCCACGTCCACGACGTCCAGTTCCAGATCCTCGCGATCGACGGAAGTCCGCCTCCCCCAGCGCTGTCCGGCTGGAAGGACACGGTGTACACGACGCCGGGCGCGACCTACATCCTGGCGATGCACTTCGCCGATCACACCGACCCGACGTTCCCGTACATGTATCACTGCCACCTGCTGCACCATGAGGACCAGGGCATGATGGGCCAGTTCCTGGTCCTCGCGCCGGGGCAGCGGCCCGCCCCGATGCGGATGAGCATGGGCCACGGGTGA
- a CDS encoding TetR/AcrR family transcriptional regulator, giving the protein MGNREDLLAGARKVIMEQGVAKATARDIAAAAGVSLAAIGYHFGSKERLVTEALTEALGTAIGDSMENLIADSAGATPLAGFTRLWNGMPAVFANNQEAMLASLENIVRIVRSDESRAQLADQLPQIYADLSRNVQTAHPELDADQAEAVAQLYFALVQGLGLLWVLNPNGGVPDGDRLAVALRALTS; this is encoded by the coding sequence ATGGGAAACAGGGAAGACCTGCTGGCCGGTGCGCGGAAGGTCATCATGGAGCAGGGTGTCGCGAAGGCGACCGCACGCGACATCGCCGCCGCGGCCGGGGTGAGCCTGGCGGCGATCGGCTACCACTTCGGGTCGAAGGAACGTCTGGTCACCGAGGCGCTGACGGAGGCGCTCGGCACCGCGATCGGCGACTCCATGGAGAACCTGATCGCCGACAGCGCAGGCGCCACCCCGCTGGCCGGGTTCACCCGCCTGTGGAACGGGATGCCCGCCGTCTTCGCGAACAACCAGGAAGCCATGCTGGCCAGCCTGGAGAACATCGTGCGCATCGTCCGGTCCGACGAGAGCCGCGCCCAGCTGGCCGACCAGCTCCCGCAGATCTACGCCGACCTGTCGCGGAACGTCCAAACCGCCCACCCCGAACTCGACGCCGACCAGGCCGAAGCCGTGGCACAGCTGTACTTCGCCCTCGTCCAGGGCCTCGGCCTGCTGTGGGTGCTGAACCCGAACGGGGGAGTCCCCGACGGTGACCGGCTCGCCGTCGCGCTACGCGCGCTGACGAGCTGA
- a CDS encoding acyl-CoA carboxylase subunit beta: MTATTAAKLEELRKNLAAAQEPAGDVGVAKRAAKGIASPRERIAMLLDAGSFVEIGALVRQPGVADSLYGDGVVTGHGRVDGRPVVVIAHDQTVFGGSVGEMFGRKVAKAMELAAEIGCPFIAINDSGGARVQDAVTSLSWYAAMSRHQLALSGVVPQVSIMLGKCAAGAVYAPINTDVLIATENAYMFVTGPEVIRETTGEEVTLEELGGAYNQARNGTIHHVAVDERAALDWARTYLSYMPTTCFELPPVINPGLEPELTDSDRELDTLIPDSDRAGYDMYDVLLRIFDDGEFHEVGDCAARNLITGFARVDGRSVGVVANQPLVYSGAIDARCSDKAAHFIRLCDAFGLPLIFVVDTPGVLPGVEEEKIGVIKRGGRFFYAVVEATVPIVTVVVRKAFGGGYAVMGCKQLGGDVNLAWPTARIAVMGAEAAIGLTQRKQLAAVPEAERPAVRQQMVDFYNAAVATPWTAAERGYIDAVIEPSHTRLEIRKALHLLRDKRVEQGPRKHRLLPL; this comes from the coding sequence TTGACGGCGACAACCGCTGCGAAATTGGAAGAACTGCGCAAGAACCTGGCAGCCGCGCAGGAGCCCGCCGGGGACGTGGGCGTCGCCAAACGGGCCGCCAAGGGAATCGCGAGCCCACGGGAACGGATCGCCATGCTGCTCGACGCGGGGAGTTTCGTCGAGATCGGGGCGCTGGTGCGACAGCCCGGTGTGGCCGACAGCCTCTACGGCGACGGCGTGGTCACCGGACACGGCCGCGTCGACGGACGGCCGGTGGTGGTGATCGCTCACGACCAGACCGTGTTCGGCGGTTCGGTGGGGGAGATGTTCGGCCGGAAGGTGGCCAAGGCGATGGAACTCGCGGCCGAGATCGGCTGCCCGTTCATCGCGATCAACGACTCCGGCGGCGCCCGCGTGCAGGACGCGGTGACCTCGCTGTCGTGGTATGCGGCGATGAGCAGACACCAGCTCGCCCTGTCGGGCGTGGTGCCGCAGGTCTCGATCATGCTCGGCAAGTGCGCGGCGGGCGCGGTGTACGCCCCCATCAACACCGACGTGCTGATCGCCACCGAAAACGCGTACATGTTCGTCACCGGGCCGGAGGTCATCCGCGAGACCACCGGCGAGGAGGTGACGCTGGAGGAACTCGGCGGCGCCTACAACCAGGCCCGCAACGGCACCATCCACCACGTCGCGGTGGACGAGCGGGCCGCGCTGGACTGGGCGCGCACGTATCTGAGCTACATGCCGACGACCTGCTTCGAACTCCCGCCCGTCATCAACCCGGGCCTCGAACCCGAGCTCACCGATTCCGACCGCGAACTCGACACGCTCATCCCGGATTCCGACCGGGCCGGCTACGACATGTACGACGTGCTGCTGCGAATCTTCGACGACGGCGAGTTCCACGAGGTCGGCGATTGCGCGGCGCGCAACCTGATCACCGGCTTCGCCCGGGTCGACGGCCGCAGCGTGGGCGTGGTCGCCAACCAGCCGCTGGTCTACAGCGGGGCCATCGACGCCCGCTGCTCGGACAAGGCGGCCCACTTCATCCGGCTCTGCGACGCCTTCGGGCTGCCGTTGATCTTCGTGGTCGACACCCCGGGCGTGCTGCCCGGCGTCGAGGAGGAGAAGATCGGCGTCATCAAGCGCGGCGGCCGGTTCTTCTACGCCGTGGTCGAGGCGACCGTGCCGATCGTGACGGTGGTGGTGCGCAAGGCCTTCGGCGGCGGGTACGCGGTGATGGGCTGCAAGCAGCTCGGCGGCGACGTGAACCTGGCCTGGCCCACCGCGCGCATCGCGGTGATGGGCGCCGAAGCCGCGATCGGGCTGACCCAGCGCAAGCAGCTGGCGGCCGTGCCGGAAGCCGAGCGGCCCGCGGTGCGCCAGCAGATGGTCGACTTCTACAACGCGGCCGTGGCCACGCCGTGGACCGCCGCCGAACGCGGCTACATCGACGCCGTGATCGAGCCGTCGCACACCCGGCTCGAGATCCGCAAGGCCCTGCATCTGTTGCGGGACAAGCGGGTCGAGCAGGGACCGCGCAAACACCGCCTGCTGCCGCTGTAG
- a CDS encoding FAD-dependent monooxygenase, whose product MSTTSPLHVLVSGGGIAGNAVALQLLRNGIRTTVVERATAPRPGGQAVDLRGPSKEAAERMGLMAGIAKYQLEERGMAYVDGDGKVYARMAMEDFDGLGAIADIEITRGDLNQVLLDELAAATDSGLLDYRYGEWIERIDQDATAAAVTFASGATERFDLVVGADGVHSATRRLAFGPEEQFSTNLGGYGAFFTMPSPPDVEPGWFEMRLIPGAMIGIRPDADPATCKAIITLRTDPDPALRRDVEAQRALLRRTLADAGWRAPAILAAMDSATDFYFDEVARVDVPELSAGRVTLIGDAGYCGSPMTGMGTAMAIVGAYVLAAEIAATPADLAGAQQRYQDKITPFLAKAKEIPGGGMKMMLPNTALMTALAKVNVRIMMSRPMRPLTKKIFFGHTEDFALPTY is encoded by the coding sequence ATGAGCACCACCAGCCCCCTGCACGTTCTGGTCTCCGGCGGCGGGATCGCGGGCAACGCGGTCGCACTCCAGTTGCTGCGCAACGGCATTCGCACCACGGTGGTCGAGCGGGCCACCGCCCCCCGGCCGGGCGGGCAGGCAGTCGACCTGCGCGGGCCGAGCAAGGAGGCCGCCGAGCGGATGGGCCTGATGGCGGGCATCGCGAAGTACCAGCTCGAGGAACGCGGCATGGCCTACGTCGACGGCGACGGCAAGGTCTACGCCCGGATGGCGATGGAGGACTTCGACGGCCTCGGCGCCATCGCCGACATCGAGATCACCCGTGGCGACCTGAACCAGGTGCTGCTCGACGAGCTGGCGGCCGCCACCGACAGTGGCCTGCTCGACTACCGCTACGGCGAGTGGATCGAGCGGATCGACCAGGACGCGACGGCTGCCGCGGTCACCTTCGCCTCCGGCGCCACCGAGCGCTTCGACCTGGTCGTCGGCGCCGACGGCGTGCACTCGGCCACCCGCCGGCTCGCCTTCGGCCCGGAGGAGCAGTTCAGCACCAATCTCGGCGGCTACGGCGCCTTCTTCACCATGCCCAGCCCGCCGGACGTCGAGCCCGGCTGGTTCGAGATGCGCCTGATCCCCGGCGCGATGATCGGCATCCGCCCCGACGCCGACCCCGCCACCTGCAAGGCGATCATCACGCTGCGCACCGACCCCGACCCGGCGCTGCGGCGCGACGTCGAAGCTCAGCGGGCCCTGCTGCGCCGCACCCTCGCCGACGCGGGGTGGCGGGCGCCGGCGATCCTGGCGGCCATGGACTCGGCGACCGACTTCTACTTCGACGAGGTGGCCCGGGTCGACGTGCCCGAGCTGTCCGCGGGCCGGGTCACCCTGATCGGCGACGCGGGCTACTGCGGCTCCCCCATGACCGGCATGGGCACCGCCATGGCGATCGTCGGCGCCTACGTGCTGGCCGCCGAGATCGCCGCCACCCCGGCGGATCTGGCGGGCGCGCAGCAGCGCTACCAGGACAAGATCACGCCGTTCCTGGCCAAGGCCAAGGAGATCCCCGGCGGCGGTATGAAGATGATGCTGCCCAACACCGCCCTCATGACCGCGCTGGCGAAGGTGAACGTGCGGATCATGATGTCGCGGCCGATGCGTCCGCTCACCAAGAAGATCTTCTTCGGGCACACCGAGGACTTCGCCCTGCCGACCTACTGA
- a CDS encoding nucleoside hydrolase, producing the protein MVRKIILDVDTGIDDSLALLYLLASPEAEILGIAATAGNVPTDQVAANTLALLDLAGAGPIEVAAGAQVPLAVPLRTTEDTHGPQGLGYAELPVSARPLSDRSAARMWVELARANPGAAIGLCTGPLTNLALALRLEPELPRLLGRLVIMGGAFNHPGNTTPTNEWNIHVDPEAAKEVFDAFSAAPPDRRPLVCALDITETIEMRPEHLAQLAAAAHSTPVESVGPGDGTEWRSAASNPIIRYLVDAVRFYFDFHHGYALGYLAHMHDPFAAAVALDPTLATTRPATVDVELAGTLTRATTVADWAGMWGREPNADIVIGTDPAAFFARLVTRVGALARRLYPEPPS; encoded by the coding sequence GTGGTGCGGAAGATCATTCTCGACGTCGACACCGGGATCGACGATTCGCTGGCGCTGCTGTACCTGCTGGCCTCCCCTGAGGCCGAGATCCTCGGCATCGCCGCCACCGCGGGCAATGTGCCGACCGACCAGGTCGCCGCGAACACCCTCGCCCTGCTGGATCTGGCCGGGGCGGGCCCGATCGAGGTGGCGGCGGGCGCGCAGGTCCCGCTGGCGGTGCCGTTGCGTACCACCGAGGACACCCACGGCCCGCAGGGGCTCGGCTACGCGGAACTGCCGGTCTCGGCGCGCCCGCTGTCGGACCGGTCGGCGGCGCGGATGTGGGTCGAGCTGGCCAGGGCGAATCCCGGCGCCGCGATCGGCTTGTGCACCGGCCCGCTGACCAATCTGGCGCTGGCCCTGCGCCTCGAGCCGGAGCTGCCGCGGCTGCTGGGCCGGCTGGTGATCATGGGCGGCGCGTTCAACCATCCGGGCAACACCACCCCGACCAACGAGTGGAACATCCACGTCGACCCGGAGGCCGCGAAGGAGGTCTTCGACGCCTTCTCGGCCGCCCCGCCGGACCGGCGGCCACTGGTGTGCGCGCTCGACATCACCGAGACCATCGAGATGCGCCCCGAGCATCTGGCCCAGCTCGCCGCGGCCGCGCACAGCACGCCGGTGGAGTCGGTCGGCCCGGGCGACGGTACCGAATGGCGTTCGGCGGCAAGCAATCCGATCATCCGCTATCTGGTGGACGCGGTCCGGTTCTACTTCGACTTCCACCACGGCTACGCCCTGGGCTACCTCGCGCACATGCACGATCCCTTCGCGGCCGCGGTGGCGCTGGACCCCACGCTGGCCACGACCCGGCCCGCGACCGTGGACGTCGAGCTGGCGGGCACCCTCACCCGGGCCACCACCGTCGCCGACTGGGCGGGCATGTGGGGCCGGGAGCCCAACGCCGACATCGTGATCGGCACCGACCCCGCCGCCTTCTTCGCCCGTCTCGTCACCCGCGTGGGCGCTCTCGCCCGCCGCCTGTACCCGGAGCCGCCGTCATGA
- a CDS encoding NAD(P)-dependent oxidoreductase: MRIAVFGAGGAVGSRVVAEALARGHEVTAVARRAIAVPTGVRLLIGDASDPEQVEKLSAGQDLVIAATRPAPGSESELPVVAAAMLAGVARSGTRLLVVGGAATLVVPGAGLPLHETPDFPSELAAIARACAEQLAACRADVVADWTYLSPPAELAPGARTGTYRVGADELLVDDHGASAISMEDFAVAVLDEAERPMHRRVRFTVAAA; encoded by the coding sequence ATGCGGATCGCGGTGTTCGGGGCCGGTGGCGCCGTCGGTAGCAGGGTGGTGGCCGAGGCGCTCGCCCGCGGGCACGAGGTGACCGCGGTCGCCCGCCGCGCGATCGCCGTGCCGACGGGTGTGCGGCTTCTGATCGGGGACGCGTCCGATCCCGAGCAGGTCGAAAAGCTCAGTGCCGGACAGGATCTCGTGATCGCGGCGACACGGCCCGCACCCGGATCGGAGTCGGAGCTGCCGGTGGTGGCGGCGGCGATGCTGGCGGGAGTGGCGCGCAGCGGAACGCGGCTGCTCGTCGTGGGCGGCGCGGCGACGCTGGTCGTGCCAGGGGCGGGGCTGCCGCTGCACGAAACGCCGGACTTCCCGTCCGAACTCGCGGCGATCGCGCGCGCCTGCGCCGAGCAGCTCGCCGCCTGTCGAGCGGACGTCGTGGCCGACTGGACCTACCTCAGTCCGCCGGCGGAGCTGGCCCCTGGTGCGCGCACCGGCACCTACCGCGTCGGCGCCGACGAACTGCTGGTCGACGACCACGGTGCCTCCGCAATCTCGATGGAGGATTTCGCGGTCGCCGTCCTCGACGAAGCCGAGCGGCCGATGCATCGGCGGGTCCGCTTCACGGTTGCCGCTGCATGA
- a CDS encoding alpha/beta hydrolase: protein MRCRSAVAAVLVAVVSTLACAGGAGADGPENLVAADKRAVAIDGSRAEVTAIEGRQVTVRIHSAAMGREVSVKVQRPADTSVPRPALYLVNGAGGGEDTATWEQNTDVVDFLADKDVNVVMPVGGAWSYYTDWRSTDPRLGVNKWRTFFLDELPALVDAMFGTTGRNAIAANSMTVTSVLQLAIAKPGLFRSVAAYSGCAQISDPVGRQFVNVVVGTGGGDASNMYGPPGDPEWVANDPVVNAEGLRGTKLYISNGNGLPGEHDKLGDPHLITWGPVGLANQIVVGGVIEAATSWCTENLRERLAELDIPATFDVDTQGTHSWGYWQKAFKNSWPLLAEGMEIPA, encoded by the coding sequence ATGCGGTGCCGCAGCGCGGTGGCGGCGGTACTCGTCGCGGTGGTCTCGACCCTGGCCTGCGCGGGCGGCGCCGGTGCGGACGGTCCGGAAAACCTTGTCGCGGCGGACAAACGGGCGGTCGCGATCGACGGGTCCCGCGCCGAGGTGACCGCGATCGAGGGCAGGCAGGTGACCGTCCGGATCCACTCCGCCGCCATGGGCCGTGAGGTGTCGGTGAAGGTCCAGCGCCCCGCCGACACCTCGGTGCCGCGGCCCGCGCTGTACCTGGTGAACGGAGCCGGTGGCGGCGAGGACACCGCCACCTGGGAGCAGAACACCGACGTGGTGGACTTCCTGGCGGACAAGGACGTCAATGTCGTCATGCCGGTGGGTGGCGCGTGGAGCTACTACACCGACTGGCGCAGTACGGATCCGCGCCTGGGCGTGAACAAATGGCGCACCTTCTTCCTCGACGAACTGCCCGCCCTGGTGGACGCGATGTTCGGCACCACCGGTCGCAACGCCATCGCCGCGAACTCGATGACGGTCACCTCGGTGCTGCAACTGGCCATCGCCAAGCCCGGCCTGTTCCGTTCGGTGGCGGCCTACAGTGGCTGCGCGCAGATCAGCGACCCCGTGGGCAGGCAGTTCGTGAACGTCGTCGTCGGCACCGGCGGTGGCGACGCGTCGAACATGTACGGGCCGCCCGGTGATCCGGAATGGGTCGCCAACGATCCGGTCGTCAACGCCGAGGGCCTGCGCGGCACCAAGCTCTACATCTCCAACGGCAACGGCCTGCCCGGCGAACACGACAAGCTCGGCGACCCGCACCTGATCACCTGGGGCCCGGTCGGACTGGCGAACCAGATCGTCGTCGGCGGTGTGATCGAGGCCGCGACCAGCTGGTGCACCGAGAACCTGCGCGAACGGCTCGCGGAGCTCGACATTCCCGCCACCTTCGACGTGGACACCCAGGGCACCCACTCGTGGGGCTACTGGCAGAAGGCGTTCAAGAACTCCTGGCCGCTGCTGGCCGAGGGGATGGAGATCCCCGCCTGA
- a CDS encoding response regulator transcription factor: protein MISVLLADDQRLVRAGLRMLIEDTTDLTVVGEAADGVAAVRLFAELAPDLVVMDLRMPGLDGVAATRQILAAAPRAKVLVLTTFDDDEHLFPALAAGASGYFVKDTDPEILLDAIRRTVDGDLVFSPALLRRLVDRAVTAQPAPVVAVPALSPRELAVLRLVGDGYGNQEIAERLHLGVSTVKTHLANLFEKTGTDNRVRLAVYASKLAADQPGYLNGEISHD from the coding sequence ATGATCTCGGTACTGCTGGCAGACGACCAGCGTCTGGTACGCGCGGGGCTGCGCATGCTCATCGAGGACACCACCGACCTCACCGTCGTGGGTGAGGCGGCCGACGGGGTAGCGGCGGTGCGGCTGTTCGCCGAACTCGCGCCCGATCTGGTGGTGATGGATCTGCGCATGCCCGGACTCGACGGAGTCGCGGCCACCCGGCAGATCCTGGCCGCCGCGCCCCGGGCGAAGGTGCTGGTGCTCACCACCTTCGACGACGACGAGCACCTGTTTCCCGCGCTCGCCGCGGGCGCGTCCGGCTACTTCGTCAAGGACACCGACCCGGAGATCCTGCTCGACGCCATCCGGCGCACGGTCGACGGCGACCTGGTGTTCTCACCGGCTCTCCTGCGGCGGCTGGTCGATCGCGCGGTCACCGCCCAACCCGCGCCCGTGGTCGCCGTGCCGGCGCTGAGTCCGCGCGAACTCGCGGTATTGCGCCTGGTCGGCGACGGATACGGCAATCAGGAGATCGCCGAGCGGCTGCACCTGGGCGTGAGCACCGTCAAGACCCACCTCGCGAACCTGTTCGAGAAGACCGGCACCGACAATCGCGTCCGCCTGGCCGTCTACGCGTCGAAGCTCGCCGCCGATCAACCCGGATATCTCAACGGTGAGATAAGTCATGATTGA